From the genome of Scyliorhinus torazame isolate Kashiwa2021f unplaced genomic scaffold, sScyTor2.1 scaffold_144, whole genome shotgun sequence, one region includes:
- the LOC140405605 gene encoding uncharacterized protein isoform X1: MEGAGKEGMSAEISLSRDRDSIPAEESCRSIPPRLLPAAEGSSSSESGADVQPWQNHQDRNPGAGRTSTSAGPDSQTSTSAGPDSQTSTSAGPDSQTSTSAGPDSQTSTSAGPDSQTSTSAGPDSLTSTSVRPDSQTSTSVRPDSQTSTSAGPDSQTSTSVRPDSQTSTSAGPDSQTSTSAVPDSRFVDGSPSRLWLKICKVEPCDELVDAEDDELDCGPGLSLLCGVCGQRFSDLPSAFQHQSAHLQVRFLCLVCETTVRQVSELVMHDHSEVSDEPFSCSATPETFARMAGGSPLRPPGAEEKGGGWAMHMGGTAIGESLRCPLCRANFARLSSLSNHRCLPFKDRSFRCTFCEKTFTQASSLANHQRTHTGEKPFHCTFCAKSFADSSSLSKHLRIHTGERRFWCLACGKTFASSTNLLNHQLIHSGEKPFHCVVCLKNFSLLSSLSRHQRIHSGEKPYQCSFCLKTFTQSASLSVHKRIHTGEKPFKCLVCEKLFTHSSNLAVHQRTHTGEKPFHCTFCAKSFADSSSLSKHRRIHTRQKLFECPVCRKTFTNLASISQHQRVHAGQKPFACPLCAKTFGTSSSLSEHQRFHCAQKPFPCSICGKTFTKSSNLLNHYRLHTGEKPFQCAVCEKSFTESSSLSKHQRIHTGEKPYQCSYCQKSFTQSFSLSVHLRIHTGEKPFKCPQCAKSFTQLSHLSVHEHIHTKDKPYRCPFCDRRYTHSSTLLKHQRTRCEGAASHR, translated from the coding sequence TGCGGAGATTTCGTTATCCCGGGATCGTGACTCCATCCCCGCGGAGGAATCCTGCCGATCGATTCCGCCTCGCCTGCTACCAGCTGCCGAAGGCTCGTCTTCGTCGGAGAGTGGGGCTGATGTTCAAccgtggcagaaccatcaggaccgTAACCCTGGGGCTGGGCGGACCAGCACGTCCGCTGGACCAGACTCCCAGACCAGCACGTCCGCTGGACCAGACTCCCAGACCAGCACGTCTGCTGGACCAGACTCCCAGACCAGCACGTCCGCTGGACCAGACTCCCAGACCAGCACGTCTGCTGGACCAGACTCCCAGACCAGCACGTCCGCTGGACCAGACTCCCTGACCAGCACGTCTGTTCGCCCAGACTCCCAGACCAGCACGTCTGTTCGCCCAGACTCCCAGACCAGCACGTCCGCTGGACCAGACTCCCAGACCAGCACGTCTGTTCGCCCAGACTCCCAGACCAGCACGTCCGCTGGACCAGACTCCCAGACCAGCACGTCTGCTGTGCCAGACTCCCGGTTTGTAGACGGTTCTCCGTCCAGACTGTGGTTGAAAATCTGTAAAGTTGAGCCTTGCGACGAGCTTGTGGATGCTGAGGACGATGAGCTGGATTGCGGGCCGGGCTTGTCCCTCCTGTGCGGCGTCTGTGGACAGCGGTTCAGCGATTTACCCTCGGCCTTCCAGCACCAGTCTGCTCACCTCCAGGTGCGATTCCTCTGCTTGGTCTGTGAGACGACGGTACGTCAGGTGAGCGAGCTGGTGATGCACGACCACTCCGAAGTGAGCGATGAACCTTTCTCGTGTTCCGCCACCCCGGAGACCTTCGCCCGAATGGCCGGGGGGTCGCCACTTCGGCCGCCTGGCGCTGAGGAGAAAGGCGGTGGCTGGGCGATGCACATGGGCGGGACGGCGATTGGCGAATCTCTCCGGTGTCCCCTGTGCCGCGCGAACTTCGCCCGCTTGTCTTCCCTCTCCAATCACCGCTGCCTTCCGTTCAAGGACAGGTCTTTCCGCTGCACCTTCTGCGAGAAGACCTTCACCCAGGCCTCCTCCCTCGCCAACCACCAGCGCACCCACACCGGGGAGAAACCCTTCCACTGCACCTTCTGCGCGAAGAGCTTTGCCGACTCGTCCTCGCTCTCCAAGCACCTCCGCATCCACACCGGGGAGAGGCGGTTCTGGTGCCTGGCCTGCGGCAAGACGTTTGCCTCCTCGACCAACCTCCTCAACCACCAGTTGATTCACAGCGGTGAGAAGCCTTTCCACTGCGTGGTGTGTTTGAAGAATTTCTCCCTCTTGTCTTCGCTGTCGAGACACCAGCGGATCCACTCTGGCGAGAAGCCCTATCAGTGCTCGTTCTGCCTCAAGACCTTCACCCAGTCGGCGTCGCTGTCTGTCCACAAGCGCATCCACACGGGAGAGAAGCCCTTCAAATGCCTGGTGTGCGAGAAGCTCTTCACTCACTCCTCCAACCTCGCCGTGCACCAGCGCacccacaccggggagaagcccttCCACTGCACCTTCTGCGCGAAGAGCTTTGCCGACTCGTCCTCGCTCTCCAAGCACCGGCGCATCCACACCAGGCAGAAGCTCTTCGAGTGCCCTGTCTGCCGCAAGACCTTCACCAACCTGGCCTCCATCTCGCAGCACCAGCGGGTCCACGCGGGGCAGAAGCCGTTCGCCTGCCCGCTCTGCGCCAAAACCTTCGGCACGTCCTCCAGCCTCTCAGAGCACCAGCGGTTCCACTGCGCCCAGAAACCCTTCCCCTGCTCCATCTGCGGCAAGACCTTCACCAAATCCAGCAACCTGCTGAACCACTACCGGCTCCACACGGGCGAGAAGCCCTTCCAGTGCGCCGTGTGCGAGAAGAGCTTCACGGAGTCCTCGTCCCTGTCCAAACACCAGCGGATCCACACGGGCGAGAAGCCGTATCAGTGCTCGTACTGCCAGAAAAGCTTCACGCAGTCCTTCTCGCTGTCGGTCCACCTGCGCatccacactggggaaaagccctTCAAGTGCCCACAGTGCGCCAAGTccttcacacagctctctcacctcTCCGTGCACGAGCACATTCACACCAAGGACAAGCCTTATCGCTGCCCGTTCTGTGACAGGCGGTACACCCACTCCTCCactctgctgaaacaccagcgtacGCGCTGTGAAGGCGCCGCCTCGCACCGTTAA
- the LOC140405605 gene encoding uncharacterized protein isoform X2 encodes MSRIDGGAEISLSRDRDSIPAEESCRSIPPRLLPAAEGSSSSESGADVQPWQNHQDRNPGAGRTSTSAGPDSQTSTSAGPDSQTSTSAGPDSQTSTSAGPDSQTSTSAGPDSQTSTSAGPDSLTSTSVRPDSQTSTSVRPDSQTSTSAGPDSQTSTSVRPDSQTSTSAGPDSQTSTSAVPDSRFVDGSPSRLWLKICKVEPCDELVDAEDDELDCGPGLSLLCGVCGQRFSDLPSAFQHQSAHLQVRFLCLVCETTVRQVSELVMHDHSEVSDEPFSCSATPETFARMAGGSPLRPPGAEEKGGGWAMHMGGTAIGESLRCPLCRANFARLSSLSNHRCLPFKDRSFRCTFCEKTFTQASSLANHQRTHTGEKPFHCTFCAKSFADSSSLSKHLRIHTGERRFWCLACGKTFASSTNLLNHQLIHSGEKPFHCVVCLKNFSLLSSLSRHQRIHSGEKPYQCSFCLKTFTQSASLSVHKRIHTGEKPFKCLVCEKLFTHSSNLAVHQRTHTGEKPFHCTFCAKSFADSSSLSKHRRIHTRQKLFECPVCRKTFTNLASISQHQRVHAGQKPFACPLCAKTFGTSSSLSEHQRFHCAQKPFPCSICGKTFTKSSNLLNHYRLHTGEKPFQCAVCEKSFTESSSLSKHQRIHTGEKPYQCSYCQKSFTQSFSLSVHLRIHTGEKPFKCPQCAKSFTQLSHLSVHEHIHTKDKPYRCPFCDRRYTHSSTLLKHQRTRCEGAASHR; translated from the coding sequence TGCGGAGATTTCGTTATCCCGGGATCGTGACTCCATCCCCGCGGAGGAATCCTGCCGATCGATTCCGCCTCGCCTGCTACCAGCTGCCGAAGGCTCGTCTTCGTCGGAGAGTGGGGCTGATGTTCAAccgtggcagaaccatcaggaccgTAACCCTGGGGCTGGGCGGACCAGCACGTCCGCTGGACCAGACTCCCAGACCAGCACGTCCGCTGGACCAGACTCCCAGACCAGCACGTCTGCTGGACCAGACTCCCAGACCAGCACGTCCGCTGGACCAGACTCCCAGACCAGCACGTCTGCTGGACCAGACTCCCAGACCAGCACGTCCGCTGGACCAGACTCCCTGACCAGCACGTCTGTTCGCCCAGACTCCCAGACCAGCACGTCTGTTCGCCCAGACTCCCAGACCAGCACGTCCGCTGGACCAGACTCCCAGACCAGCACGTCTGTTCGCCCAGACTCCCAGACCAGCACGTCCGCTGGACCAGACTCCCAGACCAGCACGTCTGCTGTGCCAGACTCCCGGTTTGTAGACGGTTCTCCGTCCAGACTGTGGTTGAAAATCTGTAAAGTTGAGCCTTGCGACGAGCTTGTGGATGCTGAGGACGATGAGCTGGATTGCGGGCCGGGCTTGTCCCTCCTGTGCGGCGTCTGTGGACAGCGGTTCAGCGATTTACCCTCGGCCTTCCAGCACCAGTCTGCTCACCTCCAGGTGCGATTCCTCTGCTTGGTCTGTGAGACGACGGTACGTCAGGTGAGCGAGCTGGTGATGCACGACCACTCCGAAGTGAGCGATGAACCTTTCTCGTGTTCCGCCACCCCGGAGACCTTCGCCCGAATGGCCGGGGGGTCGCCACTTCGGCCGCCTGGCGCTGAGGAGAAAGGCGGTGGCTGGGCGATGCACATGGGCGGGACGGCGATTGGCGAATCTCTCCGGTGTCCCCTGTGCCGCGCGAACTTCGCCCGCTTGTCTTCCCTCTCCAATCACCGCTGCCTTCCGTTCAAGGACAGGTCTTTCCGCTGCACCTTCTGCGAGAAGACCTTCACCCAGGCCTCCTCCCTCGCCAACCACCAGCGCACCCACACCGGGGAGAAACCCTTCCACTGCACCTTCTGCGCGAAGAGCTTTGCCGACTCGTCCTCGCTCTCCAAGCACCTCCGCATCCACACCGGGGAGAGGCGGTTCTGGTGCCTGGCCTGCGGCAAGACGTTTGCCTCCTCGACCAACCTCCTCAACCACCAGTTGATTCACAGCGGTGAGAAGCCTTTCCACTGCGTGGTGTGTTTGAAGAATTTCTCCCTCTTGTCTTCGCTGTCGAGACACCAGCGGATCCACTCTGGCGAGAAGCCCTATCAGTGCTCGTTCTGCCTCAAGACCTTCACCCAGTCGGCGTCGCTGTCTGTCCACAAGCGCATCCACACGGGAGAGAAGCCCTTCAAATGCCTGGTGTGCGAGAAGCTCTTCACTCACTCCTCCAACCTCGCCGTGCACCAGCGCacccacaccggggagaagcccttCCACTGCACCTTCTGCGCGAAGAGCTTTGCCGACTCGTCCTCGCTCTCCAAGCACCGGCGCATCCACACCAGGCAGAAGCTCTTCGAGTGCCCTGTCTGCCGCAAGACCTTCACCAACCTGGCCTCCATCTCGCAGCACCAGCGGGTCCACGCGGGGCAGAAGCCGTTCGCCTGCCCGCTCTGCGCCAAAACCTTCGGCACGTCCTCCAGCCTCTCAGAGCACCAGCGGTTCCACTGCGCCCAGAAACCCTTCCCCTGCTCCATCTGCGGCAAGACCTTCACCAAATCCAGCAACCTGCTGAACCACTACCGGCTCCACACGGGCGAGAAGCCCTTCCAGTGCGCCGTGTGCGAGAAGAGCTTCACGGAGTCCTCGTCCCTGTCCAAACACCAGCGGATCCACACGGGCGAGAAGCCGTATCAGTGCTCGTACTGCCAGAAAAGCTTCACGCAGTCCTTCTCGCTGTCGGTCCACCTGCGCatccacactggggaaaagccctTCAAGTGCCCACAGTGCGCCAAGTccttcacacagctctctcacctcTCCGTGCACGAGCACATTCACACCAAGGACAAGCCTTATCGCTGCCCGTTCTGTGACAGGCGGTACACCCACTCCTCCactctgctgaaacaccagcgtacGCGCTGTGAAGGCGCCGCCTCGCACCGTTAA